In Alkalihalobacillus sp. AL-G, the genomic stretch AGGAATAAACGTTGATTCTAGCCAGTCCACAATTCGCTCAACCATTGATAAGCTTGTCGTATGGTTGATGTTCGGAAAAAGCTCTAATGTAATTCTATTCGTATCGGCATAAAATGTCCGGGCTTTTTCATAAAAATCGAGTTGTGTTCTAGTGGGAATAGCTTGATCGTTTTCGCCGTGTAAAAGTAAAACAGGTCGTTCTTCAAGCATGTCCAGGTAAGCGACTGGATCGTGTCTTTCGATTTCTTGAAACAATGCAGACGGCTTAAATCCTGCATTTTGAAAGCTTCGTTCACACTGGACCCAGGAGCTTGAACTATTTAAATTGATTAAACCGTCGAAACGATCATCCATAAGAAAAGCTCGAGAAGTTATGAATCCGCCCATCGAACTACCGAGTAAAACCGTTTTATGATTTGAAAATGGTTCGAGGCTATAAATCTCATTGAAAAACTAAGCAACCTCTGGCACACTTTCTAAAATCGTTTTCCAAAAATAGTTCTCCTGAATTTCCCTATTAAACGGATCGGCTAAACCGTCTCGTGTATCATGGTATCTGATTTCAGGTGCAAACACGTGATAGCCCCATTTTGCAAGAATCTGAGCTAGGGAATCCAAATTGCGTATACTTGAACCCCATCCATGATAAAGGATCAAAGTGACACGTTTATTTGCTGCAGCTTTTTCAGGCTCGTAATAATTATATGGAATTTTTCCGATTATTGGGTGCATTTCATTATCACCTAACCTCTCGAATGGTTTATTGCATGGATGGAAGACGGCTTGTTCTGGTAAAAAGATACGATCACAAATAAGAGGAGCATTACGCCTCCAATAGTGTAATAAAGGCTTCCTTCATCAAATAGTTCAATTGAGATTCCTCCGACTAATGGGCCGAAAATACTTCCCAGGCTGAAACAAATTCCTGCGAGGATATTCCCTGCGGGTAAAAGCTCTTTTGGAAGTAAGTCGGCCATGTATGTAATCCCCATTGAAAACAACGATCCCAAAAACAATCCTGCGATGACAAATAAACCGGTTAATACAAAAAGTGAGTCGAAAAAGCTCATCATGATGAAGCTAAACCCACCAATAAATAATGAGACGATGAGTACCGGTTTTCGGCCAACTCGATCACTCATTAACCCAAGTGGTACTTGAAAAATCAACCCGCCGACGACAAATGCGGGTAGGAGAAGTGTGATAGCATTTAGTCCCAACCCTTCTCTTAAAGCATAAACGGGAAAGATACCGTGAACGGCCGTTTCTAAAAAACCATAGCCGAATGTCGCCATCAAACCGACCCAAGATAAGCGAATAACAGCCCCGTAACGCTTCCACGTACTTTGAACAGCCGTCGTCTGGATGTTCTCAGGGTATTCATTTTCAATACGCAGTAAAAGGACAAGAGAAATCATACAAAATAAAGCAGCAATCGCAAACGGCAAAGCGGGATGGATCTCAATCAAGCCTGTCATTGTTGGACCAACACCAAATCCTAGTCCAAATGAAAGCCCATAAATGGAAATATTCTTGCCGCGATTCCCTTCATTGCTCATTGTTGTGAGCCAAACCTGGGTTGCAAAGTGAAAGATGTTATCTCCGATCCCGATGATCAACCGGAGGATAAACCAAAACCAGATTGCCTGCCAAACAGGAATGATAAGAATTGATATGCATGTTAAAGCGATTCCGGCAATAATTAATTTTTTATATCCAAATTTATGTAACGGTTTCTCCAAAAATGGTGAAACCAACATGATTCCAATGTAAAAAGCTGATGCACTGAATCCGTTTAAGGTCGATGATACCCCAGCTTGTTCTAATAAAATCGCAAGCAAAGGCAACAGCATTCCCTGTGCAAATCCAGATACGAATACAACGAGAATCAACACATTGAATCGATAACGACCAGTACGCATAACTTGTACTTCCCCCCGTAAGCTGATACATTTTTGATAGTTATGACAGACTGAACTTTTTTTGCACACGAACTTCTACCGTATTATACCAGAGATTTACATGATTTGTAGCGTGACTTCAAATTACAAAAAGGTGATGGGCAGAGTGGAATTCAGGTTGATGAACAGGGGATTTACTACACATTTCGTTATTTATATAAAAACAGATGCATGGGAAAATAATATAGAGATTGATCAAAAAAACGGTTTGTTGCAAGGCAAAATTAAAGGTGTGGAGGTAGCCGAATGGGTCAGAGCGTAAAACAGTTCGGTCAACTTGCACTTGGGGCCATCATTCAAGGACTCGGAATGGGGATCTTTTTGTTTCCGCACCATATTCCATCTGGAGGAGCGGCTGGGATTGCCGTCATTAACGAGTATTTTTGGAGCATTCCGCTCGGTTGGTCACTCTGGCTCGTGAATGTCCCATTATTGTTTGCAGCTGTTCGATTTCTTGGTGCTGCATCTGCTGGTAAGACGATTTTTGCAGTTACCATTACATCCCTTACTGTCGATATGATCGGATTATGGATGAAACAACCGATCTCGGTACCATGGGTCGATTTACTTTTTGGAGCCTGCCTGTTTGGAATTGGGGTAGGGATTCTTTTTCGGAACGGTGCATCCTCAGGCGGAATGGCGATACTTGCCCATATCCTCTCAAAGGCACTCGATCAGCCACCTGGAAAGGTCATGTTCTGGATAAATGGAATCCTCTTTTTTATTACCGCATTTTTCGTTGGATGGTGGATTTTTTTGTTTGC encodes the following:
- a CDS encoding S9 family peptidase, with translation MYSLEPFSNHKTVLLGSSMGGFITSRAFLMDDRFDGLINLNSSSSWVQCERSFQNAGFKPSALFQEIERHDPVAYLDMLEERPVLLLHGENDQAIPTRTQLDFYEKARTFYADTNRITLELFPNINHTTSLSMVERIVDWLESTFIPQSQ
- a CDS encoding MFS transporter, giving the protein MRTGRYRFNVLILVVFVSGFAQGMLLPLLAILLEQAGVSSTLNGFSASAFYIGIMLVSPFLEKPLHKFGYKKLIIAGIALTCISILIIPVWQAIWFWFILRLIIGIGDNIFHFATQVWLTTMSNEGNRGKNISIYGLSFGLGFGVGPTMTGLIEIHPALPFAIAALFCMISLVLLLRIENEYPENIQTTAVQSTWKRYGAVIRLSWVGLMATFGYGFLETAVHGIFPVYALREGLGLNAITLLLPAFVVGGLIFQVPLGLMSDRVGRKPVLIVSLFIGGFSFIMMSFFDSLFVLTGLFVIAGLFLGSLFSMGITYMADLLPKELLPAGNILAGICFSLGSIFGPLVGGISIELFDEGSLYYTIGGVMLLLFVIVSFYQNKPSSIHAINHSRG
- a CDS encoding YitT family protein — its product is MGQSVKQFGQLALGAIIQGLGMGIFLFPHHIPSGGAAGIAVINEYFWSIPLGWSLWLVNVPLLFAAVRFLGAASAGKTIFAVTITSLTVDMIGLWMKQPISVPWVDLLFGACLFGIGVGILFRNGASSGGMAILAHILSKALDQPPGKVMFWINGILFFITAFFVGWWIFLFAFCTQWIGTKMLDLVYNGNLNIVKLRKAFHM